In Alphaproteobacteria bacterium, the genomic window ATGCTCGCGAATGGCTTTGGCAATTTTCGATGACTGGCCCGTTTGCGATAATGCATCAATATAATTTACAAATCCGTCACCGGTTTGCGCCGGATAGGCAGTAAAAAATGCGATGAGGGTTTGCGGATTGATATTGCCGTCAATTTTCTTTTCGGCTTGCTTGGCGATGTTCTTGCGGTCGCTTTCCGGCCAATAGGTGTGGTTCAATAAAAACTGGTATGCGGTATTGAAATCATACGGGCTGTCATCTTGGCCCATGGCAAGGCCCGTAATCACATCAATCATCAACGGGTTATTGCTGCCCTGTATGGCGCGCACGGCTTCCTGCCCTGAGCGTGTATCCAGCGCCGCCAATGCTGCGCGAAGCCCGCCGCCATCATAGCTAAAACTGCCCGATGAACTGCTGGATGAATTGCCGATTGATGAACTGGGGCCGCCTGCGTAAGCGACTGCAAATGCTGGGGTTATTGATGTTGTGAGCCATAAAAAAGCGCAACTGAAAGCGATTAAGCAAGTGATTATCCACTGGCAAAATGCAGGTGAAGCAGTTATCATTTTTGAAGAATTTAGAGGATTTAGAGGTTTCATATGTTGCGACTGCAAGGATTGATGACCGCGCTGGTGACCCCGTTTCGCGGCGGACAGGTTGATGAAAAAGCGTTCGAGCGTTTTGTAGATTGGCAAGTTAAAGAAGGCGTTAACGGTCTTGTGGTGTGCGGCACGACCGCTGAAAGCCCGACCTTGTCCGAAGCCGAACAAGACCGTTTGCTGGAAATTGCGGTGCAGGTCAATGCGCGCCGTGTGCCCGTGATTATGGGAACCGGTTCGTTCGATACGGCCGATGTCATTCGCCGCACGAACCAAGCGCAAAAGCTGGGTGCGGATTGCGCGCTGATTGTCACGCCGTATTACAATAAGCCTAGTCAAGAAGGGTTGTTCCAACATTTCAAAGCGGTGCATGATTCGACCGAATTACCCATATTGCTTTACAACATTCCGCCGCGTTGTGTCGTGGATATTTTACCGCCAACTATGCAGCGGCTGTCACAATTGCCCCGAATTATCGGGGTTAAGGATGCGACCGCCGATTTGACCCGCCCCGTGCGCACCCGTATTGATTGTGGCGATGCGTTCCAGCAATTCTGCGGCGATGACATGTTGGCTTCGGCGCATCTGGCACAAGGCGGCGTGGGCTGCATTTCGGTGAGCGGTAATATTGCGCCCCGCCTATGCGTGGAAATGCAGGATGCGTGGCGCGCTGGCGATATGCCACGCTTTAACGAATTGCGCGATCTATTAATGCCGCTGCATCAATCCATGTTCCTTGATACCAACCCCGTGCCGGTGAAATATGCCGCCAGCCTGCTTGGCTTAATGAGCGAGGAAGTGCGCCTGCCCATGGTGCCCTTGCAGCAGAATGTAAAGGCGCAAATAGCGCAGGTATTGCAGCAAGTTGGCCTTACCTCTGCAAAAGCGGCTTAATGAACAGCCGTATCGAAGCCCAGAAATATGTCGCGCAGAACCGCAAGGCGCGATTTGAATTTGCCATTACCGATAAGCTGGAAGTGGGCATGGTGCTGACTGGCACCGAAGTAAAAACGCTGCGTGGCGGCGGCGTCAGCATCAACGAAGCCTATGCCGGCCCGGCGCAAGGCGAGATTTATTTGTTTAACGCCAATTTCGCCGAATACAAAAAAGCCGGCGCGCATCTGCAACACGAAGCAAACCATCCGCGTAAATTGCTTATGCATAAGGCGCAGCGCAATAAACTTATTGGCGCGGTACAACGTGAAGGGGTTTCACTGGTACCCCTTTCCATCTATTTCAATGAAAAGGGCAAAGCCAAGCTGGAGCTGGGCGTTGCCAAAGGCCGCAAGAAAGAAGACAAGCGCGCCGCGATAAAAGAACGTGATAGCAAACGCGAAGCGGCGCGGGCGATGAAGAACAAGGGACGGGAATAATATCAAAATTCAAGGGAGCCGCTTATGAATGAAGTAGCAGAGTTATCGCCAATGAAAGATCCGGTTATCTTATTTGGCATAGCTGGAATAAGCCTCACCATCCTTTTTTATCTCTCGGCCTTAGCCAAAGAGTGGCTAAATAAAAATGCATCTACGGTCACCACGGGAACAATCAATAGCGCGGGTGCCATTAGCAATCCGGTTGTAGGCATCTATGATCTGTGCGGTGATCCCAATATTAGTGCCGATGAAAAAGTCCTTGGAACTATTTTCAGCAAAGTTCTTAAAAGTACGGTTTATCCACCGCGCTGCAATGTCTTGTTTTTATATTGCAAAATTGGTGCGGACGGAAAAATTGAAAATACATCTGCCAGTTTAGGCGAAATCATTGATGCATCTGCTGCTTCGATTGCCATCGTGGCTACTGAAAATATCGGCAATCATTACATTCAGACAGGTAAAAGAGGGCCGCATAGCAGGACCAATCTTGTGATGACGACAAATCGTAATGGTCCAGTCTTTATGAGGTTTTTTGAAAAACTATTCAATGCCATGAATGCAGGAGAACCCATGACCGCAGCTTGGAGTAGGTTGGCTCCGCAGATTGCAGGTATGGAGCATAAAGATTGTCCGGGTACAATTTTCTCTGCTGAACTTGGTGATATTACTTTTAGAAATTGATGCAGCTGGCCGCCATAGAAATTCTGATATGTATTTCCCTGTTTTGTTCTCTTGATAACTTCGAAAAGTTACTTACCTCTAAGCTCTAACCCTTCAAGGAGCATGCCTGTATGACCAGCCTGTTTGACCCGCTTTCGATTGGCGATATATCTCTCAAAAACCGCATTATCATGGCACCATTGACGCGCATGCGTAGCCAGCAACCGGGTAATATCCCCCACGCACTCAATGCCGAATATTATGCGCAGCGCGCAGGGGCGGGGCTCATTATCACCGAAGCAACGCAGATCACCCAGCAGGGCCAAGGATACCCCGCAACACCGGGCATTCATTCAAAAGAACAGGTAGCAGGCTGGAAATTAGTGACCGATGCCGTGCATAAAAAAGATGGAAAGATCGTATTGCAACTTTGGCATGTGGGGCGCATTTCGCATCCATCGCATCAACCCAATGGCGGTTTGCCGGTTGCACCATCAGCGATT contains:
- the smpB gene encoding SsrA-binding protein SmpB, yielding MNSRIEAQKYVAQNRKARFEFAITDKLEVGMVLTGTEVKTLRGGGVSINEAYAGPAQGEIYLFNANFAEYKKAGAHLQHEANHPRKLLMHKAQRNKLIGAVQREGVSLVPLSIYFNEKGKAKLELGVAKGRKKEDKRAAIKERDSKREAARAMKNKGRE
- the dapA gene encoding 4-hydroxy-tetrahydrodipicolinate synthase, giving the protein MLRLQGLMTALVTPFRGGQVDEKAFERFVDWQVKEGVNGLVVCGTTAESPTLSEAEQDRLLEIAVQVNARRVPVIMGTGSFDTADVIRRTNQAQKLGADCALIVTPYYNKPSQEGLFQHFKAVHDSTELPILLYNIPPRCVVDILPPTMQRLSQLPRIIGVKDATADLTRPVRTRIDCGDAFQQFCGDDMLASAHLAQGGVGCISVSGNIAPRLCVEMQDAWRAGDMPRFNELRDLLMPLHQSMFLDTNPVPVKYAASLLGLMSEEVRLPMVPLQQNVKAQIAQVLQQVGLTSAKAA